The window TAATGTATGCTTAATGAATGACCATTCTAATCGATCAAAAGCTTTTTCAAGGTCAAGCTTCATAAGCATGTACTTGGTCTTGCCCTTGATAGTCAAGGAGTTCCTGGACTATAATTGCATTATCTACCGCACGCTTGTTTCTTCGGAAGCTAGATCGAGTGGACCAATTATCTTATCCAGCAAAGGTTTTAAACGATTAACAGTGATTTGGTAACAATTTTGTAGATAGTGTTACACAAGCTAATATATTGCCAAAGAGTGGCAGCATTAGTTATCTTTGAAATAAGACACAAGTAGGTAGTGTTAATGGCGGCAGGAATGACGTCTCGAAAAACCATATGGCAGAAGGTGTTTGGTTTGCAAGGGAAACTGGAGCCTATTCAATCTCTGTCAATGTTCTTGCAACACTCAGTAATTAGCCCATTCCAATCTAGAATTAATTGGTTATATCTATCTAGATTTTGCCTGGTAGCATTGTGGTATCAATTACATCTTATATTTGACCAACTTACCAATATTGATCTTCCAACTCAATGTTTAAATTTCTAAATTGTAGCTTAAACAATTTGGTGACTGCAAATGCGCCCATACGAACCTACAGCTACTTGTCTTACATGATCAAGGTCTTACCACTATGTTCTCATCCTCAGCTGTACAATAGCTTCCGTTCATGTTTGATTTTAGTGGAGACAGGCGTATTTATCAATATCAGAAACAAAATTGCCATCTAACTTCAAATTGAGACGGGAAAAATAAGTCTCATGACGGTTTAAGATGATTTGAGAGCATGTTGAATAGCATTGGAAAACTGAGTAATTTAACATGACAGTACAAGAGGACAATAACTGTCTGTCCCTTGTATAGCAAAGCCCCACAAGGAAGAACAAAGGCAGCTGAAAGTGCCGACCAACAGTGAACCAATAGTTTCAGTGAAGTTGATCGATCAAGCACCTCAAAATTGCTATTTATCAAGATTTGAAACCATTTCTCTATCCTTCCGTTGGCTCAGCTTGAGATGAGTCTTCTGTCTTGTCACCTTTTTTCCCTGCTCATGCAAGGGAAGATATCATCAGAATTCAAAAAATTATTGGTTAGACTGCTAAAATATTGTTCTACAATTTCAAGAATATGCTTGTTTCACAACTTAAGAGACGTTGATTCAGTTACTGTATTTTGCAAATGCATTTTAAATtacctttctttttcttcccaCCGCCTTTCTTCTTGGTCTTAACGGGAAGGGCAAGCCAGGCTTTGATTTCGGGTTCATTCTCTATCGTCTTTGCAGGCTTCAGCTCCTGGAGAGCATGAGATGTAATCCTATCCGACCCATTAGGCATTAACAGCACTGTGAATTTAATGTGAGCAACCAAATCACCTGCACAGCAACCAACAACGATGATAAAAACAAACGAGGGGCACTATCTTAAATTTGAAAACTGTAGAAAATGCTGCTGCTTCAGCATAGGAATGTATCACGAAAACAACGCAGCTAAAATAGTACCAACCAGGTTTCTCATGTAGAACAGGATATGGCTGCAAAAGCTCATGGTTAACACACTCAACTAGGCCCAGACGAGCCCTCTTCTCCTCCAAATCCCTGTTCAAGTAAAATAAGAGCAACTAAACAGCATTTTCTTTGATAAGTGGAACCAGACATCATCATGATCATGAAACTTCTAAATTACTACAGCAGAATATAGAAATTGGGAAAATCATTGTACCTTGCGGTAAATGGCATGATAGGGAACTTCTGACTGATTTCACTGAAGATAAACCTTGATGCTTTCATCTTCAGGTTATAGCTCTTGTCCACGGCTCTCTTGTAGATAGTTGTTTGTTTCTCATCCAACAACTTTGGCTGCAAATTTTTAGAAGGCCGTGAAAGTAAACAACTGTGAGATTCATATGaaaaatcatctttttaaaaaaaattcagatgCCATGCATCGCATGTCCATACCTTTCCTTCACCAGTGCTTGTCACAATATCAATGGAGTAAACCTCATTCTCCTCGAATTCTGCTTCATCTACTCTCGTTTCAGGATTGGTCACACTCAATACAACTTTGTTTCCATCAATAACAAATTGCTTCATTTGATGGCTCAAGACACCCTCAACAATCTTGCAGTCATAGGCAGCAGCAACTTTCTGAATAGCTTCTGTTACATCCGAGTTCTGCAATGTCCAAGGCACTTAGCAAAAAAACAATGCACGAGGAACCCAAACATTTATTGCTCTGAAGGATGGCTTGGAGCAGTAAAAGAACTATTGGATGCTAGATActgctaaaaaaaaaagaaaatatacgaCAAAGAGCATACCGCCATCTTCATGCTTGAAGACTTCACTGGCCTATATACAGCACATATATCCTAAACACCTAGCCTAGCTTGTCTACATATTCGTAACATTCAAATGAGAGCAAAGGAAGTCTTACCTCACAGTAGTCTGAGGATTAAAAACTAAATCGAAAAATacctaataaaataaaagtttactCACATAAAACATAGTACTACCTTTATTTAACACAACCTAAAATGATCTACAAGTCGTGCATTACATAAAAGTAAGAAGAGATCTGCTTTCCAACATCAAATTGAGCTAACTGGATCTCATGCAAGTCAAAGACTAGCGACTGAGGTACACATCAAGAACTAGAAACCATGTTATTGATCTTTTGGACCCATAACATCTTCATGGTCATATTCAAATATCAAATCCACCTCCCTACTCCCTAGACGCCTAGCGTTAAGAGAATGAAAGTTCAATtgtcataaaataaaaaaagcagCACTAAGTGTCTGGAAATGCATGACCACCAAACTGTATTATCTGAGGCACCTCTCAACTGAAAAAATG is drawn from Nicotiana tabacum cultivar K326 chromosome 22, ASM71507v2, whole genome shotgun sequence and contains these coding sequences:
- the LOC107798540 gene encoding ERBB-3 BINDING PROTEIN 1-like — encoded protein: MSDDEREERELDLTSPEVVTKYKSAAEIVNKALQLVLSECKPKAKIVDLCEKGDAFIKEQTGNMYKNVKKKIERGVAFPTCISVNNTVCHFSPLSSDETSLEEGDILKIDMGCHIDGFIAVVGHTHVLHEGPVTGRPADVIAAANTAAEVALRLVRPGKKNSDVTEAIQKVAAAYDCKIVEGVLSHQMKQFVIDGNKVVLSVTNPETRVDEAEFEENEVYSIDIVTSTGEGKPKLLDEKQTTIYKRAVDKSYNLKMKASRFIFSEISQKFPIMPFTARDLEEKRARLGLVECVNHELLQPYPVLHEKPGDLVAHIKFTVLLMPNGSDRITSHALQELKPAKTIENEPEIKAWLALPVKTKKKGGGKKKKGKKGDKTEDSSQAEPTEG